In Cystobacter ferrugineus, the genomic window ACCGAATAGGGCCGGGGCATGTGACTCCTCCTCCAGCCCTGATTGAGCAGATTTGACCGGAACATTCAACTGACTTCCGTTATGATATCCAGTGTAACGGTGAAGTTCACCCCAACGAATTGTGGCAGCATCGTGAAACCGCCTGCCCCGCGGGTTGTCTTTTGCTACGGCACGCACGATGTTCTCGGTTCGATAAGGCTTGCCAGTATCGGACTGGGCTCCTTCATGGAATCAGATTGCGCGTCTTCGAACGAGGCAGCTTTCGGATCTTCGCTTTCATCGATGTCGATGGGGGTCTGCTCCCCGGGACGTAGACGCAGTACCTTGCTTGTCCAGTGGCCGGCAGAACGCTCCGGGTGGCGCTGCTACACCCCACAAGCAACATGCATGTCAGCAAAGCCACCCCTCTTGGCACCCAGCACCCTCCTGGCATTGGAGCACCTAGCATTGCCCTCGCGGCCTGCGCGGGTGGCCCCAGCGCAGGGGCCACCCCAGAGCGCGTGGTGTTGAGCCCCAAGCACCCACAGTGACCGGTTGGACCTGGCGCGGGCCTCGGCCGTCGAGAGCGGAGGTCAGGCGCACCTCATGCCGTCGAAGAACATCGCGATCAGGCGCCGGATGCGGGCCGGGTCGCCCGTGGCGGCCAGGGCGACCGCGGTGACGATGCAGACGACATCGGCGAGCAGGACGTCGCGCTTGATGACGCGCTCTCGCTTCGCCCGGGCCAGCAGCCGCTCACCCTCGTGCATGGTCGCGTGGCAGCCCGGCGTGCCGCTCCGCAGCACCACTCCAATCGAGGTGGCCAGCCCGCGGTAGAGGCCCGCCGAGGTGACGAGCTGCTCGATGTAGCTCGCCAGCGCTTCGGCCGCGTCGCCCTCCTCCCCTTCGCGTGACTGGCTCGCCCGCGCGAGCTCCAGCAGACGCTCGTCGCACGAGGCCGCCAGCAGCGCCTCCCGCGAGGGGAAGTGCCGGTAGAGCGTGCCGATGCCCACCTTCGCGTGCCGGGCAATGTCCTCGAACGAGGCGTCGGCGCCCCGCTCGGAGAAGACCTCGTGGGCAGCGGTCAGCAGCCGCGCCCGGTTGCGCGCGGCGTCGGCCCGCAGGGGGCGCTCTTCGGGACGTTTCTCCATCTCGTTCATCTCCCTTGCGAACCGGAGGGTCCCTCCGTATTCAACCGGAGCATTTTCCGGAGGGTTCCTCCGTATTTAACCGGAGTCACCTTCCGTTCCTAGCAATACACGAGGGAGCGACCATGGCAGAGGCGAGGACGATTCTGGTTCTGGGGGCGACGGGGCAGCAGGGGGGCGCGACGGCGCGAGCGCTGGTGCGCGACGGCTGGCGGGTGCGAGCGCTGGTGCGCGATCCGGCGAGCCCGCGGGCGCGGGCGCTCGAGGGGGTGGAGCTGGTGACGGGTGACATGGGCGATGCCGGCGCGCTCGCCGCGGCGATGGCGGGGGCGCACGGCGTCTTCAGCGTCCAGCCCTGCTCGGGCCAGCCGCAGTACGGGGTCACGGATCAGGAAGAGGAGCGCCTTGGCATCGCCGTCGCCGACGCCGCCGGCCGAGCGGGAGTCGCGCACCTCGTCTACTCCTCGGCGGCGTGGCTGGGGCCGGACACGGGGATCGGGTACTTCGATACCAAGTGGCGCATCGAGGAGCACATCCGGCGCAGCCGCCTGCCGGCGACCATCGTGCGGCCCGCGGCGTACATGGAGATGCTGCTCGAGCCCCACTTCGGGCTGACGCAGGGGCATTTCCATTTCTGCATGCGTCCCGAGCAGCCGCTCCAGCTCATCGCCGTCGCCGACATTGGCCGACTGGTCGCGCGCGTGTTCGCCGACCCCGCGCGCCACCTCGGCCAGACCCTCGAGCTGGTCGGTGATGAACTGACGGGCCCCGCCATCGCCTCCCTCTTCGGCCGCGCCCGTGGCATCGAGGCCAGCTACGCGCGCTTCCCGGCCGAGGTGCTGGCCGCCAACGAAAGGCTGCGCCGCCTGACCGACTTCGCCGACCGCGGAGGTATGAGCGGCGAGGCCGACGTGGCGGCGCTCCGCCAGCTCGTGCCCGACCTGCTCACCTTAGAGGCCTGGCTGCGGCAGACGGCGTGACGTCCGGCTGCCGTCACGCCCCTCGGGCCCGCCGTTGTTCGCTCAGTTCTGGATCGTGACGGGGAGCGACACGGTGTTCACATCACCGCCAGCCGCGGCCGTGCTCGTCGCCGTTGCCCTCAGGGTGTAGACGCCGTTGGGGATGGCCGCCGTGTCGAGGTACCAGTCATAGGGAGCCAGTCCTTCCAGTCGGGAGGACACCACGGTGTTGTCCTTGATCAACTCGAAGAGCACGTTCTGGATGCCATCTCCGTCCTGGGTGCCCCGGGAGGGATCGCTCGCGACCACCGCGGAGTGGAGCGTGCCACGCACGATGTCGTGGTACAGGCTGGGGCTCGTGAAATAGACCTGGGAGGAGCTGGTCACCGTGATGTTTCGCGTGCCGCGGCCAATGAAGTTCCGGGCGCTGTCGTAGGTCTCGTACTTGAGCACGTGGTTGCCCACCGTGGGGGGATACCACGTGTGGGTGAACGGGGGGGACAGGGTGGCGAAATCCACGTACGAGTCCGAGAAATACAACACGATGCGCGCTACGGCGGGACTGGCGGAGAAGCGGATGGGGACGCCCTGATTCAAGGTGTAGGAGCCCTTCTCGACAGGCGTGATCAGGGAGTAGTCGGTGTCCGGCAGCGAAGGCGTCATCACGACGTCTGAAATCTCCGTCCAATCGACGGTCTCGGTGAAGTCCTTGACCAGGGGCGCCGAGCCCGTGACGAGGCGCGGGCCGATGATGAAGTCCATCGGGTCGGTTGGAATGAAGGTCTTGTCCGTGATGGTCCGCAGCAGCCTCCCATCAAAGAAGAGGGAGACATGGTCCGCATCGTACTCCAGCGAGGCCTCATGGTATTGCCCGTCGTAGAGATCGACCCCCGTGTCGATCTTCAGGGACAAGGCTTTTCCAAGCTTCGCGCTCTCGAAAAGGAGTTGCGTGTTGGAGAGAGACTGGTTGGTCGTGTAGCCGAAGTTGATTTCGTGGAAGCTCTTCTTGTCCGAGGTGGGACCATTGTCCCACAGCGCGATGCCCCACCACACGGCACCCTCGGGACGGTGCGACAGGTTGAAGCGCACCTTGAAGGTTCCCGACGTGAAGCGCTTGGGCTTGTAGCGGATCTTCGACCAGGAGCCCATGTTGTCGGGTGCGATCCCCTTCTTCACATGGAACTTCGCGGTGCCGCCGGAGACGGTCGGGCAGGAGTACTCGCAACTCCAGATCGACGAGTTGAACTGGTCGAAGGTGTCAACGAAGGGAGCCGCATTGGCATTGAAGGCAAAGGCCGTGAACAAGGCCAGTGTCGTCTTGAGAAGCGAGGAGAGGCGTGTGAATCCAGGTTGATTCTTCATTCGAAGCTTCCTTTCCATTCAGCTATTCCGTTCATTGGTATCTCCGCTGATGAGACGAAGATGGGCCACGAGGAGCTGGAACGGAATCGAAATTAACGTACAGCGGCTGTACGATTTTTATGGGCACGACGAGCTCATGGGACGATCCGCGCATGTTTCTCGCCGTATTGGAGAATGAGAGCCCGTCCGGTGCGGCGCGGCAGCCTGGAGACGGCGGGGGATGCAATTAGAGTGCGTCGACCATGCAACTCACCAAAGACGCCTTCCTCGCCCAAGCCGAAGCGACGCTCACCCGGCTCGATGGTCCCGTCCTCGCGGCCATCTCCCATCACGACGAGCCCGATGTTGCCACCCTCGCGAGTGCCTTCGGGGCAGACAAGGCGCGCTCCGTCACGGAGTTCATCCAGGAACTGTGCCCTGGGCCCCTCACGCACATTGGTCTCGCGGCCGTGGTGCTGCGCGAGCTTCTCGAGGCCCGGGACGAAGTCCTGGACGGCGAGGTCTCCACGCCAACGGTCGTCACCGGCCATGCGCGCGTCTCCGGGTCGCTGAGCGTCACCGCCCCGCTCGTCGTCCTCGGTGACCTGGAGGTGGGGGGCGTCATCCACGACGCAGGGCCGGACTCGACGGTCGTCGTCGTCGGCCGGTGCACCGCCTGGGGGCTTCGGACGTCGGGGAACTTCCTGGTCCTCGGAGACCTCGTCGTGCGCGACGCCATCCAGGGCGTCTACAACGACGAGAGCCTCGTCGTCGCCGGTGCGCTCGAGACGCGCTTCTTCGACGAGAACGACCACGACGTCGCCGTGCATGGAGAGGAGCGCGTGAAGCACCGGTTCGAGCAGGGGCGCTCCGGTGAGGAAGCGGCGTCGCTGGCCTCCACCTTCCTCGTCCCCGGCCTCTACGACGTGGACCTGGGTGAGCTCCATCACGACGAACTCTTCGAGCGGATCTCCCGGAACGAGCCTGTCTTCACGGAGACCCTCCAGCCGCGGCAGGAGAAGGAGCCGGACGAACCCACGGCCGAGGAACTCCAGGGCATCGACGTGGCGGGCATCGTCGCGCGTGCGCCGGTCGCGGTGAGCGCGCGCAACATCTACTACGCGCAGCGGAAGACCGGCGAGGTGTGGCTGGATGGCTCGGGTGAGTTCCCCGTGGTCATCTTCGACGGGGAGAAGTTCCTGGGACTGGAGCCCTCGCCGACCCTCGCTGTGACACGGGCCTCGGAGCGCGTCACCTTCTGGCGCAAGCGTGGCGATCTGTTCCTGGAAATCGAACGCTTCGAGGCCATCGTGCAGGTGCACGCGGGCTACAACAACGGACGCAAGACGACGTTTCGCTTCGCCTTCGACAGTGCGGACGCGGCGGTGCGCACGGTGCGGGGGCTGGAGGCGCGCTACACGGGGGACTTTCTCCGCGTCACGACCGAGATTCCTGGCCGGGGCCTCCTGGAGCGAGAGCTTTCCAAGTACGCCAACGGGAAGTCCGAGTACACGTCGGCCATCATCAAGGGGACGACGCTCGTGACGAGGGATGGCGTGAACAAGACCTTCGACGACGAGGTCTCCGCGCTGCTGGCGCTCGAAGACTGGATCGCCACGAAGCGGCAAGCCGGATTCGACCTGAAGATCCTCGAGTGGAAGCCGTTCGGCTCCCTCGCGGCGCGGTAGGAGGCCATGTCCACGAAGTCCGCTGGGGGTGTCGCCGAGCAGGAGTCCCAGGGCCGCTGCTCGGAGGAGCGGAGGGCTCGACAGCCGGACCGCCTGACCGGCGCTGCAGCCCTCTTCAGGCACACGCCGGCCCCAGCGGCCCACCTGGCAGGGGGTGCTTTCCGCCAGCGTGCGTGGACGTCTACTCCTCGGGCTCGGAGCGCGCCCAGCGGCTGATCTTCGGACACACCTCCGGGCTGGTGAGTCTCTGGAAGGTGTCCTCACAGCACCTCACAGCACCTTGGCGACGGCGATCGAACCCTCGAGGCGGCCACCGGCTTCGTAGAACATGTACTCCTCGCCGTTCTCGGTGCCGAACGACGGCGCCGCCGACCGGCCCTTGTCGGGCCAGCCGCTCAACGGATGGTGGAAAACCCCGAGGTGAACCTCCCTGTCGAAGTTCAGCCCGACCTCGGTGATGTACATCTTGCCACTGTTCCCGTGGTAGATGACGTAGGCCGTTCCGTTGCGGAACACCACGTGTGGCCCGGAGATGTCCGTGACACCATCGGCGGCCGGCGAGATGAGGGGCTTCTGCTGGATCGTCCAGGTCTGCGCGTCACCGGACGCGGACCAGCCCCAGAAGATCTTGCGGCGCCCTTTCTGCATTCCCATGAATACCATGACGAAGTGGCTGCCCTTGGACGGGATGTCGTGCTCGAACACCCGTGCGTAGGACGTCTCGGTGACGGAGCCATCCGTGAAGAATCTCGTCGAGACGCACCCGCCCTGGTAGGTGAAGTTGATGCCGTCGGTGGATGTCGCCACGCGGGTGACCGTGTTCTCGCCATGGAAGTACAGGTAGAACTGCCTCACCCGCGAGTTCCAGAGCACGTGCGGTGACGAGATGTGGCTGATGCCGTCAGGGCCTCCCGGCCACTTTCGCGAGAAGATCGGGTTGTAGGGGTACTCGGTGAACTGACCAGAGAGATGGTCGCCGTAGGCCAGGCAGATACCTCCGGGCGCATCGTGGGGCGCGTAATAGAGGTAGTAGCGCGCCAACGGGTTCGCGATCCGGCCGACCGTGCCGCGGATGCAGGGAAAGATGAGCTCGCCGGTCGGGTTGTACCTGAGGTTGTTCTTGTTGAACGCCGTACCGATGTATGTGTAGGTCGGGAAACCGGCGGGCGCCGCATGGGCAAGGCCTGACACGAGCCCCGAGCCCCCTCCGAGGATGAGCCCTCCCGACGTCGCCAGTGAGCCCTTGAGAAACGCTCGACGTCCCACCGCCAACCGGACCGCGTTGCTGCGCTCGAGATCATCCCTGTCCACCATTTTCGGCTCCTTTGCGTGATCAGAAAGAGAACCAGACGCTTTCAAGCGGGTCAATCAAATCATGATTAACGATATTTCCTCGAAAAACGAGAGAAAAGCACATCAGGTTCTTGCAGGGTGAAAATGCTCTGAACCGGGATGAGTTCCCATGGAGTGTCTCGTGCCCATGCGCTCGAGCAAGAAGGCCGCGTTGAAAGGAACGTCGGGTCGATGGTCCCTCCTTCCCCGGGAGGCGCCACTACGGCAGGGCTGAGGGAACGTCTGGTGTACAGATCGCGGGGCCACCCGGAGGGCCCGTGCACTTGAATCCCTCATCACACTCCGCGCGGCCATCGGGTGAACACCGCGCGAGGCATTGGTTGTCTTCACAGACACTGCCCTCGGGGCACGGAGGCGTTCCCTTGAGACCACAGGTCTGGGTGCACTGCATCCACACCTCCCGCGCGGGTTGGGGATAGGCACTCACCGAGCAGTGCTGGCCGGGACCACAGGGCTCGGATTGACAGTTCCTTCCGTGGACCTTCGCGCAGATGGAACGCTGACCTCCCACGCCAATGCACCATTGCCCCTCGGGACAGGCGCGTCCCTCACAGGTGGGCTGGCAGGCCGCGCCCGCGCGGGCCTCTTCACAGAAGAACCCCTCGGGACAGGTGGACGGGTCGCTCGGCGTGCAAGGACGGCCACACCGTTCATGGCAGAGCAGTCCCCGCTCGCAGCCATACTCTGGATCCCGAGTCCAGGCGCGGCACACCTC contains:
- a CDS encoding TetR/AcrR family transcriptional regulator, which codes for MEKRPEERPLRADAARNRARLLTAAHEVFSERGADASFEDIARHAKVGIGTLYRHFPSREALLAASCDERLLELARASQSREGEEGDAAEALASYIEQLVTSAGLYRGLATSIGVVLRSGTPGCHATMHEGERLLARAKRERVIKRDVLLADVVCIVTAVALAATGDPARIRRLIAMFFDGMRCA
- a CDS encoding NmrA/HSCARG family protein; this encodes MAEARTILVLGATGQQGGATARALVRDGWRVRALVRDPASPRARALEGVELVTGDMGDAGALAAAMAGAHGVFSVQPCSGQPQYGVTDQEEERLGIAVADAAGRAGVAHLVYSSAAWLGPDTGIGYFDTKWRIEEHIRRSRLPATIVRPAAYMEMLLEPHFGLTQGHFHFCMRPEQPLQLIAVADIGRLVARVFADPARHLGQTLELVGDELTGPAIASLFGRARGIEASYARFPAEVLAANERLRRLTDFADRGGMSGEADVAALRQLVPDLLTLEAWLRQTA